A single window of Streptomyces aquilus DNA harbors:
- a CDS encoding class I SAM-dependent methyltransferase: MPTLTQGQPGGSGPEPHRHRQTAESFGVDPERYDRARPPYPQALVDRIIAASPGRHVLDVGAGTGIEARQFQAAGCTVLGVEPDARMAAFARRSRIEVEVSRFEDWQPAGRQFDAVIAGTAWHWVDPVAGAAKAAQALRPGGRLAPFHHVPQLPAELIAALTEALQRVAPDSPFNPGLLQGSALDAYQPLFAKIADGIRRTGRFSEPEQWHFTWERTYTREEWLDQLPTFGGLTQLPADKMADVLDSAGTAIDRLGGHATMPYTSVVITSTRSPTT; this comes from the coding sequence ATGCCCACTTTAACGCAGGGACAGCCCGGCGGCTCCGGACCCGAGCCCCACCGTCACCGGCAGACAGCCGAGTCGTTCGGCGTGGACCCCGAACGCTACGACCGCGCCCGACCGCCCTATCCCCAGGCCTTGGTGGACCGGATCATCGCGGCAAGCCCCGGCCGGCACGTCCTCGACGTAGGAGCCGGGACCGGCATCGAGGCCCGCCAATTCCAGGCGGCCGGCTGCACGGTGCTCGGTGTCGAGCCCGACGCACGCATGGCCGCCTTCGCGCGACGCAGCCGCATCGAGGTCGAGGTCTCCAGGTTCGAGGACTGGCAGCCAGCCGGGCGGCAGTTCGACGCGGTCATCGCCGGCACCGCCTGGCACTGGGTGGACCCCGTCGCCGGCGCGGCCAAGGCGGCCCAGGCGCTGCGGCCCGGCGGCCGCCTCGCCCCCTTCCACCACGTCCCGCAGCTCCCGGCCGAGCTGATCGCCGCCCTCACCGAAGCCCTTCAACGCGTCGCCCCCGACTCCCCGTTCAACCCCGGCCTGCTGCAAGGCTCGGCTCTGGACGCCTACCAGCCGCTGTTCGCGAAAATCGCCGACGGCATCCGTCGGACCGGCCGGTTCAGCGAGCCGGAACAGTGGCACTTCACCTGGGAGCGCACGTACACCCGAGAGGAGTGGCTCGACCAGCTCCCCACGTTCGGCGGCCTCACCCAACTCCCCGCCGACAAAATGGCCGACGTCCTGGACAGCGCCGGAACCGCGATCGACAGGCTCGGTGGCCACGCCACCATGCCCTACACCTCCGTCGTGATCACCTCGACCCGCTCCCCCACCACCTGA
- a CDS encoding TetR/AcrR family transcriptional regulator, with translation MPSGVHIHNVRGQLFEAAERVLLRDGPAALTSRAVTDEAHCAKGVLHRHFTDFDAFLAELVLDRIRGIEERTTTLCAAAGTGSVVGNVADALQDLFVPVTVAIVALITFRDGLRARLRETGLTGLPLVVQGASMIAAYLTAERESGRLAPAADIDTLAPTLVGAGHLLFADRASAPPQPAAVRKMVTTVIAGALRPPPSQDERRTGDGREDRS, from the coding sequence ATGCCGTCAGGGGTGCACATCCACAACGTGCGCGGCCAGCTGTTCGAAGCAGCCGAGCGCGTCCTGCTCCGGGACGGACCCGCCGCGCTGACCAGCCGGGCGGTCACGGACGAGGCGCACTGTGCCAAGGGTGTACTGCACCGGCACTTCACCGACTTCGATGCCTTCCTGGCGGAACTGGTCCTCGACCGCATCCGGGGCATCGAGGAGCGGACCACGACTCTGTGCGCGGCCGCCGGGACCGGGAGCGTGGTGGGCAACGTCGCCGACGCGCTACAGGACCTGTTCGTGCCGGTCACGGTGGCCATCGTCGCGCTCATCACCTTCCGCGACGGCCTGCGCGCCCGGCTGCGCGAGACGGGGCTGACCGGCCTTCCCCTGGTGGTGCAGGGCGCCTCCATGATCGCCGCCTATCTCACGGCCGAGCGGGAGTCGGGGCGCCTGGCCCCGGCCGCCGACATCGACACCCTCGCCCCCACCCTGGTCGGAGCCGGGCACCTGCTGTTCGCCGACCGGGCAAGCGCACCGCCGCAGCCGGCCGCCGTCCGCAAGATGGTGACCACCGTCATCGCCGGCGCCCTGCGACCCCCTCCTTCGCAGGACGAGCGCCGGACAGGTGACGGAAGAGAAGACCGGAGTTGA